A window from Halomicrobium urmianum encodes these proteins:
- a CDS encoding 50S ribosomal protein L31e, translating into MSASDFEERVVTVPLRDANAAPSQERADKAMSIVREHLAKHFAVDEDAVRLDPSINETIWEQGRSNPPRKLRVRAARFDEEGESIVEAETA; encoded by the coding sequence ATGAGCGCGAGCGACTTCGAGGAGCGGGTCGTCACGGTTCCGCTCCGCGACGCGAACGCGGCACCGAGCCAGGAGCGGGCAGACAAGGCGATGTCCATCGTCCGCGAGCACCTAGCCAAGCACTTCGCAGTCGACGAGGACGCCGTGCGCCTGGACCCCTCGATCAACGAGACGATCTGGGAGCAGGGCCGCTCGAACCCGCCGCGGAAGCTCCGCGTCCGGGCCGCCCGCTTCGACGAAGAGGGCGAGAGCATCGTCGAGGCAGAGACGGCGTAG
- a CDS encoding DUF4242 domain-containing protein, producing MSEQSTEDFLILRSLDDPITEEELRAAGEESGEALKALRDDGVDIEWVESEVLTDEDGRVTGTFCHYRAEDEDAIREHADRAGLPATRIDRRGEPLDGE from the coding sequence ATGTCAGAGCAAAGCACAGAGGACTTCCTGATCCTCCGGTCGCTGGATGACCCGATCACCGAGGAGGAACTACGAGCGGCGGGCGAGGAGTCGGGGGAGGCCCTGAAAGCACTCCGCGATGACGGGGTCGACATCGAGTGGGTCGAGTCGGAGGTACTCACCGACGAGGACGGACGGGTGACGGGGACGTTCTGCCACTACCGCGCCGAGGACGAGGACGCGATCCGGGAACACGCCGACCGGGCCGGCCTCCCCGCCACTCGCATCGACCGCCGCGGCGAGCCGCTGGACGGCGAGTGA
- a CDS encoding CNNM domain-containing protein, translating into MNTLEVAVRIAAGVGLILANAFFVAIEFALTRARQYTEAEFVGDADGALERAWEMTQDLEIYLTTCQVGITASSIAVGIVAEPALAAIFEPLFANTVLASIGSGGILAFLLINLVHLTHGEQTPTYLGVERSRTVCRYGATPLYWFHWLISPVITLGDAVAKWTLRLMGVEMTGAWLETEEDVIESRADLRNRVGSVLEEGDVSEERREEVLNALAVGEQPVREVMLPSEEIVALSTAVDPEENFRRMAENPHTRYPLIGEELTEFEGIVYTPVLGGQREALTEGDVDFAALAAPPMTLSPDVDVSDAVDQFQAENQELALVIEDGEVVGMVTVTDMLEAIMGDLDDPIDQGDVAPTGEY; encoded by the coding sequence ATGAACACACTCGAGGTGGCGGTACGGATCGCAGCGGGCGTGGGGCTCATCCTGGCGAACGCCTTCTTCGTCGCCATCGAGTTCGCGCTGACTCGCGCCAGACAGTACACCGAGGCGGAGTTCGTCGGCGACGCCGACGGGGCGCTGGAGCGCGCCTGGGAGATGACCCAGGACCTGGAGATATACCTCACCACCTGCCAGGTCGGGATCACGGCCTCCAGCATCGCGGTCGGTATCGTGGCCGAACCGGCGCTGGCAGCCATTTTCGAGCCGCTGTTCGCGAACACGGTGCTGGCCTCGATCGGCTCCGGCGGCATCCTGGCCTTCCTGCTGATCAACCTCGTCCACCTGACCCACGGCGAGCAGACGCCGACGTACCTCGGCGTCGAGCGCTCCCGGACGGTGTGCCGGTACGGTGCGACGCCGCTGTACTGGTTTCACTGGCTGATCTCGCCGGTCATCACGCTGGGCGACGCCGTCGCCAAGTGGACGCTGCGGCTGATGGGCGTCGAGATGACCGGCGCGTGGCTGGAGACCGAGGAGGACGTCATCGAGTCCCGCGCCGATCTCCGGAACCGGGTCGGGTCGGTCCTCGAGGAGGGCGACGTCTCCGAGGAGCGCCGCGAGGAGGTGCTGAACGCGCTGGCCGTCGGCGAACAGCCCGTCCGCGAGGTGATGCTCCCGTCGGAGGAGATCGTCGCACTCTCGACGGCGGTCGACCCCGAGGAGAACTTCCGGCGGATGGCCGAGAACCCCCACACGCGCTACCCGCTGATCGGCGAGGAGCTGACCGAGTTCGAGGGCATCGTTTACACGCCGGTTCTGGGCGGCCAGCGGGAGGCGCTGACCGAAGGCGACGTCGACTTCGCGGCGCTGGCCGCGCCGCCGATGACCCTCTCGCCCGACGTCGACGTCAGCGACGCCGTCGACCAGTTCCAGGCTGAGAACCAGGAGCTCGCGCTCGTCATCGAGGACGGCGAGGTCGTCGGCATGGTCACCGTGACGGACATGCTGGAGGCCATCATGGGCGACCTCGACGATCCGATCGACCAGGGCGACGTCGCGCCCACGGGCGAGTACTGA
- the thpR gene encoding RNA 2',3'-cyclic phosphodiesterase, translating into MGKRLFVSVDLDGLAEEVAAVQDMLTDASGLNFTDPEQAHVTMKFLGDTDPDRADDLATELASAVDDAGVDPFEARFAGLGVFPSLDYISVVWLGVEDGSEQLTRLHEAIEDRTTAMGFDPEDHDFTPHATLARMEHAGGKELVQEVVEERHPEVGTLWVDEIRLTESVLRSEGPEYTALERIPLDGEN; encoded by the coding sequence ATGGGCAAGCGACTGTTCGTCAGCGTCGACCTCGACGGCCTCGCCGAGGAGGTCGCCGCGGTGCAGGACATGCTGACCGACGCGTCGGGGCTGAACTTCACGGACCCGGAGCAGGCCCACGTGACGATGAAGTTCCTCGGGGACACCGACCCGGACCGCGCCGACGACCTCGCGACGGAACTGGCGTCGGCGGTCGATGACGCCGGCGTCGACCCCTTCGAGGCCCGCTTCGCCGGGCTGGGCGTGTTCCCGAGCCTGGACTACATCAGCGTGGTGTGGCTCGGCGTCGAGGACGGGAGCGAGCAGCTGACCCGCCTCCACGAGGCCATCGAGGACCGCACCACGGCGATGGGCTTCGATCCGGAGGACCACGACTTCACGCCGCACGCCACCCTCGCCCGGATGGAGCACGCCGGCGGCAAGGAGCTGGTTCAGGAGGTCGTCGAGGAGCGCCACCCCGAGGTCGGGACGCTGTGGGTCGACGAGATCCGGCTGACCGAGAGCGTGCTGCGGAGCGAGGGACCCGAGTACACGGCGCTGGAGCGGATTCCGCTCGACGGCGAGAACTGA
- a CDS encoding carbohydrate-binding protein, producing the protein MVGSTGREGGGSVSETGPSEPSDDRTERGGGDERPGRERHGVPGRVPGGSYHEYRYVRENEDGPIAEEGGVGWLASDEWLAYDVEVERAGEYEVSARVAAEADYGGGTFGVVVDRTPLKAVTFDATGGWYDWETAGTTVELPAGLHTLRLVVLTGGWNLSSLRIE; encoded by the coding sequence ATGGTGGGTTCGACCGGTCGGGAGGGCGGGGGGAGCGTCAGCGAGACCGGCCCGTCGGAGCCGTCGGACGACCGGACCGAGCGGGGCGGCGGCGACGAGCGCCCCGGTCGGGAGCGCCACGGGGTCCCCGGGCGGGTCCCCGGCGGGAGCTATCACGAGTACCGCTACGTCCGCGAGAACGAAGACGGCCCCATCGCCGAAGAGGGCGGGGTCGGCTGGCTCGCCAGCGACGAGTGGCTCGCCTACGACGTCGAGGTCGAGCGCGCCGGCGAGTACGAGGTCAGCGCCCGGGTCGCCGCGGAGGCCGACTACGGCGGCGGCACGTTCGGCGTCGTGGTCGACCGGACGCCGCTGAAGGCCGTCACGTTCGACGCCACCGGCGGGTGGTACGACTGGGAGACCGCCGGGACGACCGTCGAACTCCCCGCCGGCCTGCACACGCTGCGGCTGGTGGTCCTCACCGGCGGCTGGAACCTGAGCTCGCTGCGAATCGAGTAG
- the ftsY gene encoding signal recognition particle-docking protein FtsY, whose protein sequence is MFDGLKDKLGRFTSDVEEDVDEEAAEAAEEEAAAEEAAADEEAAAETPEAESRAADVEAGAAAETVEPEAEPTPEAESSEAAADEAAEPGVEDAAASETAEADAGEADADETEPDTVDAESDDADEEDEDEDDGGRGVLGRAKVLATGKSVIDEEDLEKHLDDLELALLSSDVEMGVAQEILDGVKENLVGDTRRRLESTGNLVQDALREALYDVISVGQFDFEERISDADKPVTIVFTGVNGVGKTTTIAKLSERLENKGISTVLANGDTYRAGANEQLQKHADNLDQTLISHEQGSDPAAVLYDAVEYAEANDVDVVLGDTAGRLHTSDDLMAQLEKIDRVIDPDMTIFVDESVAGQDAVNRAREFDDAAEIDGAVLTKADADPQGGAAISIAHVTGKPILFLGTGQDYDDLERFDPEEVVDRLLPEE, encoded by the coding sequence ATGTTCGACGGACTGAAAGACAAGCTCGGCAGGTTCACGTCCGACGTCGAGGAGGACGTGGACGAGGAGGCCGCCGAGGCTGCCGAGGAGGAGGCGGCTGCCGAGGAAGCCGCCGCTGACGAGGAAGCCGCCGCTGAGACACCCGAAGCCGAGTCCAGAGCGGCCGACGTCGAGGCCGGCGCTGCGGCCGAGACGGTCGAGCCCGAGGCGGAGCCGACTCCCGAAGCCGAGTCGTCCGAGGCGGCGGCCGACGAAGCGGCCGAGCCGGGCGTCGAGGACGCCGCTGCGTCGGAGACAGCGGAAGCGGACGCCGGCGAGGCGGACGCCGACGAGACGGAACCGGACACGGTCGACGCCGAGTCCGACGACGCCGACGAGGAAGACGAGGACGAGGACGACGGCGGCCGTGGCGTCCTCGGGCGCGCCAAGGTCCTCGCGACGGGCAAGTCCGTCATCGACGAGGAGGACCTCGAGAAGCACCTCGACGACCTCGAGCTAGCGCTGCTGTCCAGCGACGTCGAGATGGGGGTCGCCCAGGAGATCCTCGACGGCGTGAAGGAGAACCTCGTGGGCGACACCCGTCGTCGGCTGGAGAGCACCGGCAACCTCGTTCAGGACGCGCTCCGGGAGGCGCTGTACGACGTGATCAGCGTCGGCCAGTTCGACTTCGAGGAGCGCATCTCCGACGCGGACAAGCCGGTCACCATCGTGTTCACCGGCGTCAACGGCGTCGGCAAGACCACGACCATCGCGAAGCTCTCGGAGCGCCTGGAGAACAAGGGTATCTCGACGGTGCTGGCCAACGGCGACACGTACCGGGCCGGCGCCAACGAGCAGCTCCAGAAGCACGCGGACAACCTCGACCAGACCCTGATCTCTCACGAGCAGGGCTCGGATCCGGCCGCCGTGCTCTACGACGCCGTCGAGTACGCCGAGGCCAACGACGTCGACGTCGTGCTGGGCGACACCGCCGGTCGCCTCCACACCTCCGACGACCTGATGGCGCAACTGGAGAAGATCGACCGGGTCATCGATCCGGACATGACGATCTTCGTCGACGAGTCCGTCGCCGGCCAGGACGCGGTCAACCGCGCCCGCGAGTTCGACGACGCCGCCGAGATCGACGGCGCCGTCCTCACGAAGGCCGACGCCGACCCGCAGGGCGGCGCGGCCATCTCGATCGCCCACGTGACGGGCAAGCCGATTCTCTTCCTTGGGACCGGGCAGGACTACGACGACCTCGAACGGTTCGACCCCGAGGAAGTCGTCGACCGCCTGCTCCCCGAGGAGTAG
- a CDS encoding translation initiation factor IF-6 gives MLRAAFSGSAYVGVFARATDQCLLVRPDVEDDLAADLEAELEVPVVPTTIGGSGTVGALAVGNDNGLLVSSRVRETERERIAAAVDLPVYELPGRINAAGNVVLCNDAGAYVHADLSREAVQAVEDALEVPVERGTLADVETVGTAAVATDRGVLCHPKATDPELDALEELLGVPADIGTVNYGAPLVGSGLLANDSGYVVGRDTTGPELGRIEDALGYID, from the coding sequence TTGCTCCGCGCGGCCTTCTCCGGTTCGGCGTACGTCGGCGTCTTCGCGCGCGCGACCGACCAGTGCCTGCTGGTCCGTCCCGACGTCGAGGACGACCTCGCCGCGGACCTCGAGGCGGAACTGGAGGTCCCGGTCGTCCCCACGACCATCGGCGGGTCCGGCACCGTCGGCGCGCTAGCGGTCGGCAACGACAACGGCCTGCTGGTCTCCAGTCGCGTCCGCGAGACGGAGCGCGAGCGCATCGCTGCGGCCGTGGACCTGCCGGTCTACGAACTGCCGGGGCGGATCAACGCCGCCGGCAACGTCGTCCTCTGCAACGACGCGGGGGCGTACGTCCACGCCGACCTCTCGCGGGAGGCCGTCCAGGCCGTCGAGGACGCTCTCGAAGTCCCCGTCGAGCGCGGGACGCTGGCCGACGTCGAGACAGTAGGGACCGCCGCCGTCGCGACCGACCGCGGCGTGCTCTGTCACCCCAAGGCCACCGACCCCGAACTCGACGCCCTCGAGGAGCTACTGGGCGTCCCCGCGGACATCGGGACGGTCAACTACGGCGCGCCGCTCGTCGGTTCGGGCCTGCTGGCCAACGACAGCGGTTACGTCGTCGGCCGGGACACGACCGGACCGGAACTGGGCCGCATCGAGGACGCGCTGGGCTACATCGATTGA
- the pfdA gene encoding prefoldin subunit alpha: MSLGGGGGGGQMQQVAQEIEQIEQEQEAVEEEIEGLREEQTDIDEAIEAIDTLESGATVQVPLGGDAYARAEIADIDEIVVSLGGGYSAERDQDGAVDSLETKKDTIDDRIEELQSQIAELESEKEQLEQQAQQMQQQQMQQMMQQEEQGDE, encoded by the coding sequence ATGAGCCTCGGTGGTGGCGGCGGTGGCGGCCAGATGCAGCAGGTCGCACAGGAGATCGAGCAGATCGAGCAGGAGCAGGAGGCCGTCGAGGAGGAGATCGAGGGACTCCGCGAGGAGCAGACCGACATCGACGAGGCCATCGAGGCCATCGACACCCTCGAGTCCGGCGCGACGGTGCAGGTGCCGCTGGGCGGCGACGCCTACGCCCGCGCCGAGATCGCCGACATCGACGAGATCGTCGTCTCGCTGGGCGGCGGCTACTCCGCCGAGCGCGACCAGGACGGCGCCGTCGACAGCCTCGAGACCAAGAAGGACACCATCGACGACCGGATCGAGGAGCTCCAGTCCCAGATCGCGGAGCTGGAGTCCGAGAAGGAGCAGCTGGAGCAGCAGGCCCAGCAGATGCAGCAGCAGCAGATGCAGCAGATGATGCAGCAGGAAGAGCAGGGCGACGAGTAA
- the sufU gene encoding Fe-S cluster assembly sulfur transfer protein SufU, producing the protein MGIGGSDMYRQQILDHYKNPRNSGELEDPTFTHIGENPMCGDEIEMDVRLDDDEETIERVAFRGDGCAISQASASMLSKKLHGMSVDELEELDRDDVVDMLGVDISPMRIKCAVLAEKVAQDGAEIYFGEKDLDKTSTEDDEETPDEA; encoded by the coding sequence ATGGGCATCGGCGGCTCCGACATGTACCGACAGCAGATTCTCGACCACTACAAGAACCCGCGCAACTCCGGGGAGCTGGAGGACCCCACCTTCACGCACATCGGGGAGAACCCCATGTGCGGCGACGAGATCGAGATGGACGTCCGCCTCGACGACGACGAGGAGACCATCGAGCGGGTGGCCTTCCGCGGCGACGGCTGCGCCATCTCGCAGGCCTCCGCCTCCATGCTCTCCAAGAAGCTCCACGGCATGAGCGTCGACGAGCTCGAGGAGCTGGACCGGGACGACGTCGTCGACATGCTCGGCGTCGACATCTCCCCCATGCGGATCAAGTGCGCGGTACTGGCCGAGAAAGTGGCACAGGACGGCGCGGAGATCTACTTCGGCGAGAAGGACCTCGACAAGACATCGACAGAGGACGACGAAGAGACGCCCGACGAAGCGTAG
- a CDS encoding tetratricopeptide repeat protein: MTDRERDDHEFSSGQGFDDPYEGFDLETPELSVDTDKVDPVDSRVLTDMLDEDSVATEEVDAEQLIDVGVSYVHINRHEQAADTFERAARFAEDDRLEQEAWTNKGAAHAEMEEWDAAVGAYREALNVAEESDHAATAETNLAYALWESGRTEQALEHAERAVEIDPRFAEGWYNRGFFLLERGLAEDAVNAFDNAIRLGFRNADILEEKARALEEMGEYDRAEEVAEEAEELREEAEEQLLE; the protein is encoded by the coding sequence ATGACTGACCGAGAGCGCGACGACCACGAGTTCTCCTCGGGGCAGGGGTTCGACGACCCCTACGAGGGGTTCGACCTCGAGACGCCCGAACTGTCCGTGGACACGGACAAGGTCGATCCCGTCGACTCGCGGGTCCTCACGGACATGCTCGACGAGGACAGCGTCGCCACCGAGGAGGTCGACGCCGAGCAACTGATCGACGTCGGCGTCTCCTACGTGCACATCAACCGCCACGAGCAGGCCGCGGACACCTTCGAGCGGGCCGCCCGCTTCGCGGAGGACGACCGGCTCGAACAGGAGGCCTGGACTAACAAGGGCGCGGCCCACGCCGAGATGGAGGAGTGGGACGCCGCCGTCGGCGCGTACAGGGAGGCGCTGAACGTCGCCGAGGAGTCCGACCACGCCGCCACGGCCGAGACGAACCTCGCCTACGCCCTCTGGGAGTCCGGCCGCACCGAACAGGCCCTGGAGCACGCCGAGCGGGCCGTCGAGATCGACCCCCGCTTCGCCGAGGGCTGGTACAACCGCGGATTCTTCCTGCTGGAGCGCGGCCTGGCCGAAGACGCCGTCAACGCCTTCGACAACGCCATCCGCCTGGGCTTCCGGAACGCGGACATCCTGGAGGAGAAGGCCCGCGCGCTGGAGGAGATGGGCGAGTACGACCGCGCCGAGGAAGTCGCCGAGGAGGCCGAGGAGCTGCGCGAGGAGGCCGAAGAGCAGCTGCTGGAATGA
- a CDS encoding DUF424 domain-containing protein codes for MILNERETEEGLLVSVCDPDVMGETFESGAVSLTVDEEFYGGEEADEQAVVESLAKCTTANLVGEESVALAIEHGFVDEENVLDLGGTRHAQLLWM; via the coding sequence ATGATACTCAACGAGCGCGAGACCGAGGAGGGGCTGCTCGTCTCCGTCTGCGACCCCGACGTGATGGGCGAGACCTTCGAGAGCGGCGCGGTCTCGCTGACCGTCGACGAGGAGTTCTACGGCGGCGAGGAGGCCGACGAGCAGGCGGTCGTCGAGAGCCTCGCGAAGTGCACGACGGCCAACCTCGTCGGCGAGGAGAGCGTCGCCCTGGCCATCGAACACGGATTCGTCGACGAGGAGAACGTCCTCGACCTCGGCGGGACCCGCCACGCGCAACTGCTCTGGATGTGA
- the rpl18a gene encoding 50S ribosomal protein L18Ae, with translation MTEYTVTGSFKAREGWQAFETGIEAPNEDVAEERAYAEFGSRHNLKRTQIEVEEVAA, from the coding sequence ATGACCGAGTATACTGTGACGGGTTCGTTCAAGGCTCGAGAGGGCTGGCAGGCATTCGAGACCGGCATCGAGGCACCGAACGAGGACGTGGCCGAGGAGCGCGCCTACGCCGAGTTCGGCTCCCGGCACAACCTCAAGCGCACGCAGATCGAGGTCGAGGAGGTGGCAGCATGA
- a CDS encoding 50S ribosomal protein L39e — translation MGKKSKAKKQRLAKLDNQNSRVPAWVILKTDRETQRNPKRRNWRRSSTDE, via the coding sequence ATGGGTAAGAAGTCGAAGGCCAAGAAACAGCGCCTCGCGAAACTCGACAACCAGAACAGCCGAGTCCCGGCGTGGGTCATCCTCAAGACGGACCGCGAAACGCAGCGCAACCCCAAGCGTCGCAACTGGCGGCGTAGCAGCACGGACGAATAA
- a CDS encoding ZIP family metal transporter, protein MASIEYLSIVFVAGLVTALATGLGAMPFFVVDEFSDRWNVALWGVASGIMLAASLFGLVQEGLAYGSTWLLVPGALAGIALVAVGHEVAEGIDHHPEQYERADFRKLLLILGVLTVHSFPEGVAVGVSFAELGLGGAETVETLGVSIPVLAAFMTVAISIHNVPEGVAVSIPLRSMGVSEWRMVWWAVFSSLPQPIGAVIAYAFVSLAREFLPLGFGFAAGAMVYLVATEFLPEALEQGRDLPGGGRRELTAGVAAGVLAMVPLAFV, encoded by the coding sequence ATGGCCTCGATCGAGTACCTCTCGATAGTCTTCGTCGCGGGGCTGGTCACCGCGCTGGCGACGGGGCTCGGGGCGATGCCCTTCTTCGTCGTCGATGAGTTCTCGGACCGGTGGAACGTCGCACTCTGGGGGGTCGCGTCGGGCATCATGCTCGCGGCGTCGCTGTTCGGGCTGGTCCAGGAGGGGCTGGCTTACGGGTCGACCTGGCTACTGGTGCCGGGCGCGCTCGCCGGCATCGCTCTCGTCGCGGTCGGACACGAGGTCGCGGAGGGGATCGATCACCATCCCGAGCAGTACGAGCGCGCGGACTTCAGGAAGCTCCTGCTGATCCTGGGCGTGCTGACGGTCCACAGCTTCCCCGAGGGCGTCGCGGTGGGCGTCTCCTTCGCGGAACTCGGTCTGGGGGGTGCCGAGACGGTCGAGACGCTCGGGGTCTCGATTCCGGTGCTCGCCGCGTTCATGACGGTCGCCATCTCGATTCACAACGTCCCCGAGGGCGTGGCCGTCTCCATCCCGCTGCGATCGATGGGCGTCAGCGAGTGGCGGATGGTGTGGTGGGCCGTCTTCTCCTCGCTGCCTCAGCCGATCGGCGCCGTGATCGCTTATGCGTTCGTCTCGCTGGCTCGCGAGTTCCTCCCGCTGGGCTTCGGCTTCGCGGCCGGCGCGATGGTCTACCTCGTCGCTACGGAGTTCCTCCCGGAGGCGCTGGAACAGGGCCGAGATCTCCCCGGTGGCGGTCGCCGCGAGCTGACGGCGGGCGTCGCAGCCGGCGTCCTCGCGATGGTCCCGCTGGCGTTCGTCTAG
- a CDS encoding aminotransferase class V-fold PLP-dependent enzyme: MGQSERDGLDVERIREDFPILQREFRGEQVAYLDNAATSQTPDQVVDAIAHYYRQTNANVHRGLHHLSQEASIAYEEAHDRVAEFVGAEGREEVVFTKNTTEAINTVAYAWGLAELGPGDEVVLTEMDHHATLVTWQQIARKTGAEVKFARVDDDGYLDVDHLRELVTDDTELVGVPHVSNTLGTIAPVEEIGEIAHGHGALYFVDGAQSVPHMPVDVQAMDADFFAFSGHKMCGPTGIGVLYGKEHLLAEMQPYLYGGMMIEKVTFEESTWHELPWKFEAGTPPIAQGIALAEACDYLDDIGMERVQRHGERLAEYAHDRLSEFDDVTILGPPADDRAALVSFNLDTVHAHDASEILNDYAVAVRAGDHCTQPLHDKLGVPASTRASFYIYNTEEEVDRLVAALDEARQLFA; this comes from the coding sequence ATGGGACAGAGCGAACGGGACGGGCTAGACGTGGAGCGCATCCGCGAGGACTTCCCGATCCTCCAGCGGGAGTTCCGGGGCGAGCAGGTGGCCTACCTCGACAACGCGGCGACGAGCCAGACGCCGGACCAGGTCGTCGACGCCATCGCTCACTACTACCGGCAGACGAACGCGAACGTCCACCGCGGGCTCCATCACCTCAGCCAGGAGGCCTCCATCGCCTACGAGGAGGCCCACGACCGCGTCGCCGAGTTCGTTGGTGCGGAGGGCCGCGAGGAGGTCGTGTTCACCAAGAACACCACGGAGGCGATCAACACCGTCGCCTACGCCTGGGGGCTGGCCGAACTGGGCCCCGGCGACGAGGTCGTCCTGACGGAGATGGACCACCACGCCACGCTTGTCACCTGGCAGCAGATCGCGAGGAAGACCGGCGCGGAGGTGAAGTTCGCCCGCGTCGACGATGACGGCTACCTCGACGTGGACCACCTCCGGGAGCTCGTCACCGACGACACCGAACTGGTGGGCGTCCCCCACGTCTCGAACACGCTCGGGACGATCGCGCCCGTCGAGGAGATCGGCGAGATCGCCCACGGCCACGGGGCGCTGTACTTCGTCGACGGCGCCCAGTCGGTGCCGCACATGCCCGTCGACGTCCAGGCGATGGACGCCGACTTCTTCGCCTTCTCCGGGCACAAGATGTGCGGCCCGACCGGCATCGGCGTCCTCTACGGGAAAGAGCACCTGCTGGCGGAGATGCAGCCGTACCTCTACGGCGGCATGATGATCGAGAAGGTCACCTTCGAGGAGTCGACCTGGCACGAGCTGCCGTGGAAGTTCGAGGCCGGCACGCCGCCCATCGCCCAGGGCATCGCGCTGGCGGAGGCCTGCGACTACCTCGACGACATCGGCATGGAGCGGGTCCAGCGCCACGGCGAGCGCCTGGCCGAGTACGCCCACGACCGCCTCTCGGAGTTCGACGACGTCACCATCCTCGGCCCGCCGGCCGACGACCGGGCCGCGCTGGTCTCCTTTAACCTCGATACCGTCCACGCCCACGACGCCTCCGAGATCCTCAACGACTACGCCGTCGCCGTCCGCGCCGGCGACCACTGCACCCAGCCGCTGCACGACAAGCTCGGCGTTCCCGCCTCCACCCGCGCCTCGTTCTACATCTACAACACGGAGGAAGAGGTCGACAGGCTCGTCGCCGCCCTCGACGAGGCCCGCCAGCTGTTCGCCTGA